Proteins co-encoded in one Campylobacter jejuni genomic window:
- a CDS encoding alanine/glycine:cation symporter family protein yields the protein MNLDIMLDFANKASDIIANKIVPNTDIIMVVLLIVCGLYYSFLTRFVQFRMLSSVFKILTEKNEGHTKEHISPFQALMISTASRVGIGNIAGISLALATGGAGALFWMWVMAFFGGASAFAESTLAQVYKSKDDTGGFKGGPAYYIKKALGSHFFGAFFAFILIITYAYGFNGLQSQTMTSSFKVYYDMFNPNAAVDFASSSWPMIIGIVLTIFGAWMFFSHHTKIGKISSLIVPFMALAYVLLAVIAVLMNFDKIPSVVHMILQSAFDFKAIFGGFAGSALVIGIKRGLFSNEAGMGSAPNAAAAALTSHPAKQGVIQAFSVLIDVVVCTSSGFLVLFSMAYLGLGESKIDGGMPLVQEAMREYYGSFGIHFITIAIVLFAITSLIGNYYYAQANVKYLTNSKFVMNLFRITAVAMIFIGSQMNLKLAWNLADLTMAFMATTNIISLLLLGGIVNKVLKDFNTQQKSGIDPKFNASKLGIKNAECWD from the coding sequence GCTAGATTTTGCCAATAAAGCGTCTGATATTATAGCTAATAAGATTGTCCCAAATACAGACATTATTATGGTGGTTTTACTTATTGTTTGTGGGCTTTATTATAGTTTTTTAACTCGCTTTGTTCAGTTTCGTATGTTGAGTTCTGTATTTAAAATTCTTACAGAAAAAAACGAAGGACACACTAAAGAACATATTTCACCTTTTCAAGCATTGATGATCTCAACTGCTTCTAGAGTTGGTATAGGAAATATCGCTGGAATTTCTTTGGCATTGGCCACAGGTGGAGCTGGTGCTTTATTTTGGATGTGGGTTATGGCATTTTTTGGTGGTGCCTCAGCATTTGCTGAAAGTACCTTAGCTCAAGTTTACAAATCAAAAGATGATACAGGTGGATTTAAAGGTGGGCCAGCTTATTATATAAAAAAAGCCTTAGGCTCACATTTTTTTGGAGCTTTTTTTGCTTTTATTCTTATTATTACTTATGCTTATGGATTTAACGGACTTCAAAGTCAAACAATGACTTCGTCTTTTAAAGTTTATTATGATATGTTTAATCCAAATGCTGCTGTAGATTTTGCATCAAGTTCTTGGCCAATGATTATTGGTATTGTTTTAACTATTTTTGGTGCATGGATGTTTTTTTCTCACCATACTAAAATAGGTAAAATTAGTTCTTTAATTGTTCCTTTTATGGCTTTAGCTTATGTTTTACTTGCTGTGATTGCTGTTTTAATGAATTTTGATAAAATTCCTTCTGTGGTTCATATGATTTTACAAAGTGCTTTTGATTTTAAAGCGATTTTTGGTGGTTTTGCTGGTTCTGCTTTAGTTATAGGGATTAAAAGAGGACTTTTTTCAAATGAAGCAGGTATGGGCTCGGCACCTAATGCAGCTGCAGCAGCTTTGACAAGTCATCCAGCTAAACAAGGTGTTATACAAGCCTTTTCAGTTTTAATTGATGTTGTTGTTTGTACAAGTTCTGGATTTTTAGTTCTTTTTTCTATGGCATATTTAGGACTTGGAGAAAGTAAAATTGATGGTGGAATGCCTTTAGTTCAAGAAGCTATGCGTGAGTATTATGGTAGCTTTGGAATCCATTTTATTACTATAGCTATTGTTCTTTTTGCAATAACTTCTTTAATAGGAAATTATTATTATGCTCAAGCTAATGTTAAATATTTAACAAATTCCAAATTTGTAATGAATTTGTTTAGAATTACAGCTGTGGCTATGATTTTTATAGGCTCGCAAATGAATTTAAAACTTGCTTGGAATTTGGCTGATTTGACTATGGCTTTCATGGCAACGACAAATATTATAT